Proteins from one Kazachstania africana CBS 2517 chromosome 1, complete genome genomic window:
- the PPN2 gene encoding putative serine/threonine-protein phosphatase (similar to Saccharomyces cerevisiae YNL217W; ancestral locus Anc_2.28) yields the protein MVKEHREAKWKKIGLSSIFVVILVITYYFVRKDLMNGESDLAIGIPKINVLADNLHIDDPNKRIVFVGDVHGQFKELDNLINKKLGGLDDETLLILLGDFTMKGPDSEKVIDFILDNKANVKCLLGNHEVSLLLAFLKGNLFFDNDSVIKRKEFKVTENHVNLANKIGFRKLSALARHCSVLTRLELGLTDEILYGVHAGMLPNVVNDDENKFNVNSLVEMKYVNDRDWSEASRDKDDISHPVRWYKIWEDYVEKHKELKNITILYGHDARKGLNIRNFTKGLDSACVKGGKLSAMEYTYDKKKGKYNARLIQQDCL from the coding sequence ATGGTAAAAGAGCATAGGGAGGCCAAGTGGAAAAAGATAGGTTTATCTAGTATTTTTGTCGTGATATTAGTAATAACGTATTATTTTGTTCGAAAGGATTTAATGAATGGAGAAAGTGATCTAGCAATTGGGATCCCTAAGATAAACGTCCTGGCTGATAATCTGCACATTGATGATCCTAATAAAAGAATAGTGTTCGTTGGAGATGTCCATGGGCAATTCAAGGAATTGgataatttaataaataagaAGCTCGGGGGGCTTGATGACGAGACGTTACTTATTTTGCTCGGCGATTTTACGATGAAAGGTCCAGATTCAGAAAAAGTTATCGATTTCATCTTGGATAATAAAGCCAATGTGAAATGTCTATTGGGTAATCATGAagtatcattattattagcaTTTCTCAAAGGTAATTTGTTTTTCGATAATGACAGTGTTATTAAACGtaaagaattcaaagtAACCGAAAATCATGTAAATTTAGCCAACAAGATAGGCTTTAGAAAACTGAGTGCATTGGCTCGACATTGTTCGGTATTAACGCGACTAGAACTGGGCCTTACAGATGAGATATTATATGGCGTACATGCGGGGATGTTACCAAATGTAgtcaatgatgatgaaaataaattcaacGTCAATTCGCTCGTTGAAATGAAGTATGTAAACGATAGGGATTGGAGTGAGGCTTCAAGGGATAAGGACGATATATCGCATCCAGTACGATGGTACAAAATATGGGAAGATTACGTAGAAAAGCATAAagagttgaaaaatatcactATTCTCTATGGGCACGATGCGAGGAAAGGTTTAAATATACGTAACTTCACAAAAGGTTTAGATTCAGCATGTGTGAAAGGTGGGAAACTGTCTGCAATGGAATACACTTACGATAAGAAAAAAGGCAAATATAATGCAAGACTAATTCAACAGGACTGTTTGTAG
- the MGS1 gene encoding ssDNA-dependent ATPase MGS1 (similar to Saccharomyces cerevisiae MGS1 (YNL218W); ancestral locus Anc_2.26) gives MKSFNRNSQLEAKPQLVSCPVCSKKVLFSSINAHLNTCAETPHSSVPETKTKSVSSLLQGNRKRGPPEDTTVVNIDDEDKKQVGAEEEENVVVHKKIKPDPKIERENEIKYLQKIIHLPLSEKLRPKELKEYVGQQHILSQSKGILYKYIEQNVIPSMILWGPPGVGKTSLARLLTKSATNKYYMIETSATKANTQELRSIFDRAKKEFQLTKRRVILFIDEIHRFNKSQQDLLLPHVENGDIILIGATTENPSFSLNNALISRCHVFVLETLSVNELCIVLSRGTALLNKCRNLILGVKQPLKLSRACLEYIVDVSIGDTRRALNLLEMIEISTRQKGENEEIDVEMVRDIVKSNSSNGLSTYYDPKGDNHYDTISAFHKAVRGSDENASLYYLARMLKGGEDPLYIARRMIRIASEDIGLRDNTLLPLAIAAHNAVMKIGLPEANLALAQCCVALARAPKSVEIYRAWNKVSSMLNENVFSMASSEIPMHIRNAPTKLMEELGYHKGYKYNPDYLDGKVKQEYFPQEVLDKCTDKNALKFLDGRYLGDRIDPDLEEEGT, from the coding sequence ATGAAGTCTTTCAATAGAAATTCTCAGCTAGAGGCGAAGCCACAATTAGTCAGCTGCCCTGTTTGTTCAAAGAAAGTACTCTTTTCGAGCATTAATGCTCATTTAAATACATGTGCTGAGACTCCACATTCCTCAGTCCCAGAAACAAAGACTAAAAGTGTATCATCTCTGCTGCAGGGAAATCGAAAAAGAGGGCCACCAGAGGATACAACAGTAGTGAATATTGATGACGAGGATAAGAAACAAGTAGgagcagaagaagaagaaaacgtaGTAGTGCATAAAAAGATTAAACCCGATCCCAAGATCGAGAGGGAGAATGAGATCAAGTATctacaaaaaattattcatttaCCATTATCTGAAAAACTAAGACCAAAGGAGTTGAAAGAATATGTGGGTCAGCAACATATTTTGTCTCAATCCAAAGGAATTTTATACAAATACATAGAACAAAATGTCATCCCATCAATGATACTCTGGGGTCCTCCAGGTGTAGGAAAAACTTCATTAGCACGTCTCTTGACGAAGTCTGcaacaaataaatattatatgATTGAAACAAGTGCAACAAAAGCGAATACTCAGGAGCTTAGATCTATTTTCGACAGAGCTAAAAAAGAGTTTCAATTAACTAAGAGAAGGGTgattcttttcattgatgaaataCATAGGTTCAATAAGTCGCAACAAGATTTATTGCTGCCTCATGTGGAAAATGGCGATATAATACTGATCGGTGCCACCACTGAAAACCCCAGTTTTTCACTCAATAATGCATTGATCAGTAGATGTCATGTATTTGTGCTTGAGACGCTAAGCGTCAACGAACTTTGCATTGTACTTTCAAGAGGAACTGCTTTGTTAAACAAATGTAGAAACTTAATTTTAGGTGTCAAGCAACCATTAAAACTTTCAAGAGCATGCTTAGAATATATTGTTGATGTTTCCATTGGAGATACAAGAAGAGCATTGAACTTATTGGAAATGATTGAAATCTCAACGCGTCAAAAaggtgaaaatgaagagatTGATGTCGAAATGGTTAGAGATATTGTTAAAAGCAACAGTAGTAATGGGTTGAGTACCTACTATGATCCCAAAGGAGACAATCATTATGATACCATTTCAGCGTTCCATAAAGCTGTAAGGGGTAGTGACGAAAATGCCTCTCTATATTATCTAGCTCGAATGTTAAAAGGTGGAGAGGATCCTTTGTATATTGCCAGACGCATGATTCGAATTGCTAGTGAAGATATTGGTCTTCGGGATAATACTCTATTACCTCTAGCAATTGCGGCACATAATGCAGTTATGAAAATTGGTCTACCTGAAGCAAATCTTGCACTAGCACAATGTTGTGTTGCACTGGCACGTGCTCCTAAGTCTGTCGAGATATATAGGGCATGGAATAAAGTTAGTTCTATGctcaatgaaaatgtctTTTCGATGGCAAGTAGCGAAATACCAATGCATATTAGAAATGCACCCACGAAGTTAATGGAGGAATTAGGATATCATAAGGGCTATAAATATAATCCAGATTATCTCGACGGTAAGGTAAAGCAAGAATATTTCCCGCAAGAAGTACTGGACAAATGTACCGACAAGAATgcattaaaatttttagatgGCAGATATTTAGGCGATAGAATTGATCCAGACCTAGAAGAAGAGGGaacataa
- the ALG9 gene encoding dolichyl-P-Man:Man(6)GlcNAc(2)-PP-dolichol alpha-1,2-mannosyltransferase (similar to Saccharomyces cerevisiae ALG9 (YNL219C); ancestral locus Anc_2.24) gives MNCRLFSVTLLCLLLIARLFIQPFYSIISDCDETFNYWEPLNLLVRGFGKQTWEYSPEYSIRSWAFLVPFYLILYPVNHLTDMEKIWNFYLTRMLLGLLSSILEYKLFLEIQNTMTVQIANMWLLLQIFNPGYFHASVELLPSSIAMLLFLGSIRHTLRYLSINSNSNFVSSLSFNFMASILGWPFVLVLSVPMCIHYVFTHRIISTLRTVFDCTLVLSLIGTLVMIIDSSFYGKFTPVSWNILKYNVINANENAGPNIFGTEPWQYYFLNLLLNFSVPSLAFVFLGIIHRRLWPLWTAMLLWIAIFLAQPHKEERFLYPIYGLISLFGAIGFYDLTKIFHPYRSTKIIMKFFIGLLIIMQSVSRIIALINNYGDPLSVYAKLYDIADSGNNGVVNVCTGREWYHFPSSFHLPDNHRLKFIRSGFDGLLPGDFHETENILESIRAIPKGMNNLNLFDDSKITALDECKYVVDILDMPTSDDDVFNPSASVRSKSWEAIHCESFVDVDNSKILGRSFYVPEWLQNMMKLYFGKVWDHIYKLEKFKYCIFSRLPQEDEI, from the coding sequence ATGAATTGCAGGCTCTTTTCTGTGACATTGCTATGTTTGCTACTCATAGCTAGATTATTTATACAACCGTTCTATTCAATTATATCGGATTGTGATGAAACTTTTAATTACTGGGAACCATTGAATCTTCTCGTGAGAGGATTCGGTAAGCAAACATGGGAGTACTCACCAGAGTACTCAATTAGGTCATGGGCCTTCCTAGTGCCCTTTTATCTCATATTGTACCCGGTTAACCACCTCACAGATAtggaaaaaatatggaattTCTATTTGACTAGAATGTTACTAGGgttattatcatcaattCTAGAATATAAACTCTTCTTAGAGATACAAAATACCATGACAGTACAAATTGCCAATATGTGGCTTCTTCTACAAATTTTCAATCCAGGCTATTTCCATGCAAGTGTAGAATTATTACCATCATCGATTGCTATGCTTCTATTTCTTGGCTCAATAAGGCACACTTTGCGTTATTTATCGATTAACTCGAATAGCAATTTTGTCTCAAGTTTAAGTTTCAACTTCATGGCTAGTATATTGGGGTGGCCATTTGTTTTAGTTCTAAGTGTGCCTATGTGTATCCACTATGTTTTCACTCATAGAATTATTTCAACTCTAAGAACTGTTTTTGACTGTACGCTTGTCTTATCCCTTATTGGAACTTTGGTAATGATAATTGACTCCTCCTTTTATGGGAAATTTACACCAGTGTCttggaatattttaaaataCAATGTCATTAATGCAAATGAGAATGCTGGCCCTAACATATTTGGCACTGAACCATGgcaatattattttttaaatctcctattgaatttttcagttccTTCATTGGCCTTTGTCTTCTTAGGAATTATTCACAGAAGATTATGGCCACTATGGACGGCAATGCTCCTGTGGATAGCAATATTCCTTGCGCAACCACATAAAGAGGAAAGATTCCTGTATCCAATATACGGCTTAATTAGTTTATTTGGCGCCATAGGTTTCTATGATTTAACGAAGATATTCCATCCCTACAGATCaaccaaaataataatgaaatttttcattggttTACTGATTATCATGCAATCAGTATCCCGTATTATAGCACTAATCAACAATTATGGTGATCCATTGTCTGTATATGCTAAACTTTATGATATAGCTGATTCTGGGAATAATGGGGTAGTAAATGTTTGCACAGGAAGGGAATGGTACCATTTCCCATCTTCCTTCCATTTACCTGATAACCATAGGTTAAAATTCATAAGATCTGGCTTTGACGGCCTTCTACCTGGTGATTTTcatgaaactgaaaatattttagaAAGTATTCGTGCAATTCCAAAGGGAATGAACAATTTAAACCTATTTGACGACTCTAAGATCACTGCCCTTGATGAATGTAAGTACGTGGTGGATATTTTAGACATGCCTACATCTGATGACGACGTTTTCAATCCTTCGGCAAGTGTAAGATCCAAATCATGGGAAGCTATTCATTGTGAATCGTTTGTTGACGTAGAtaattctaaaattttggGAAGATCATTTTATGTCCCTGAATGGCTACAAAATATGATGAAACTATATTTTGGGAAAGTTTGGGATCACATCTACAAGttagaaaaattcaaatactGTATATTTTCGAGATTGCCtcaagaagatgaaatatAA
- the POP1 gene encoding ribonuclease P/MRP protein subunit POP1 (similar to Saccharomyces cerevisiae POP1 (YNL221C); ancestral locus Anc_2.22), with protein sequence MSTKPTESGGKKTLNKNQKLRKKRVRNARSIRAEAIIASKSNTSNELTETGGILKVDQFINSRHYEINQLQIAMHRSKRSSSTRVFQALPRKLRRRTASHNIRRIPKRMRNRAIREMTKSAQQNPISPGLKGRKLHGLSSSALYKARMQVKLLRLAAKSNSLKLQLPEGATEAKVNLRQRIKLLNNAIKSSKRTTILKMNNRMGSYDNTGINEMAPIPRGRIKYYKRQRVFSWLPTHIWNAKRSHMMKRWGFQIPWSATQKCFKLSHRLGNSTAASDGALCIDSSFVGTMILRDNDSTGAFLKDLISKITNGRAILKKYYSSKCFFEGLLYDLNSHEVVLGPFDLLWINDVTVLLRLHPSLYSDLFNSLLQFKDNISIQDCRFSLASITLKGSKSSSALASILRSVGPSKSFEQLKLISRLTDPSVLPSKTMFAFNAIDPRHLANPKKITKPNKDLSVEQIMSLQTEFPATEFSSVLQRLVDPTERENSYKNQQTLKGLARRRRNLLLSDAANEHTSTIPHDSINDPSIPIVIIRRQKSMDWVVVMPWFWMLPFWYQLNRIPRIFNVGLRQVQQLNYEQRQLYFPDDYPFTSTGYMENNLYKRSSLKAKWDKKPRARRLNFEKIKDIHSVTLPSFTGEIGDYFSCDWKLLQILRNGIEFLTKNGEEVNMIESNKTTQFDDHKNRIVTVLNDLFELYKDEISADKVDDVVPVKFATALSEPVANKVSTLLDISTQALAIVPITCEVSGRGHPRDNARIYQIPSEHKIFWHNVVKGVYRSDGRIDHNQTIPLPKPHHLIGFITSGTFHLSEGRGVGNGFIDQKFAQEQKDKYILIRNVGTNVYRVAHWDYIHV encoded by the coding sequence ATGTCTACTAAGCCTACTGAAAGTGGTGGGAAGAAGACATTGAATAAGAATCAAAAACTcaggaaaaaaagagtcAGAAATGCAAGATCAATCAGAGCAGAGGCAATAATCgcatcaaaatcaaatacgTCTAATGAATTAACAGAAACCGGTGGCATTCTGAAAGTGGATCAGTTTATAAACTCCCGTCATTATGAAATCAACCAACTGCAAATAGCGATGCATAGGTCGAAACGCTCGAGTTCCACTAGAGTTTTCCAAGCTTTGCCTCGTAAATTGCGTCGTAGAACTGCTTCACATAACATACGTAGGATCCCAAAAAGAATGAGAAATAGGGCAATTCGTGAAATGACAAAAAGTGCTCAACAAAATCCCATTTCACCTGGCCTCAAAGGGAGGAAGCTTCACGGTCTTTCGTCATCTGCTTTGTATAAAGCTAGGATGCAAGTAAAATTGCTGCGTCTTGCCGCTAAGTCAAATTCACTAAAGCTTCAATTACCAGAGGGTGCTACTGAAGCCAAGGTAAACTTAAGACAGAGGATAAAATTACTGAACAACGCTATTAAAAGTTCTAAAAGGACTACCATACTTAAGATGAATAATAGGATGGGCAGTTATGATAATACTGGTATAAATGAAATGGCACCGATCCCAAGAGGGCGCATCAAGTATTACAAAAGACAACGGGTGTTCAGTTGGCTTCCTACTCACATTTGGAACGCCAAGAGGTCCCATATGATGAAGCGTTGGGGATTCCAAATTCCTTGGTCAGCCACCCaaaaatgtttcaaattGTCTCATAGATTAGGTAACAGCACCGCAGCATCTGATGGCGCCCTATGCATTGATTCAAGTTTTGTGGGCACCATGATTCTTAGGGACAATGACTCAACTGGTGCTTTCCTCAAGGACTTAATTTCCAAGATAACAAATGGTCGTgccattttgaaaaaatattactCTTCCAAATGTTTTTTCGAGGGATTATTATATGATTTAAATTCTCATGAAGTTGTTCTAGGACCTTTTGATTTGTTATGGATTAATGATGTAACAGTATTATTAAGATTGCACCCTTCCTTGTATAgtgatttattcaattcacTCTTACAATTCAAGGATAATATATCCATTCAGGACTGCCGATTCTCTCTTGCTAGTATTACCCTGAAGGGATCTAAGTCATCCTCTGCACTCGCTAGCATATTAAGGAGTGTTGGACCATCAAAATCCTTCGAACAGCTAAAGCTTATATCTAGACTAACGGACCCTTCTGTCTTACCCTCTAAAACGATGTTCGCCTTCAACGCTATCGATCCTCGCCATTTGGCCAatccaaagaaaataacTAAGCCCAATAAGGACTTGAGTGTTGAACAGATAATGTCCCTACAAACTGAGTTTCCTGCTACAGAATTTTCAAGTGTATTGCAGAGGTTAGTTGATCCTactgaaagagaaaattcCTACAAAAACCAACAAACACTAAAGGGGCTAGCACGTAGACGTAGGAACCTGTTACTTTCCGACGCTGCTAACGAGCATACGTCAACTATTCCACATGATTCTATAAATGATCCATCTATCCCAATTGTTATAATAAGAAGACAAAAATCTATGGATTGGGTTGTTGTAATGCCTTGGTTTTGGATGCTACCTTTCTGGTACCAATTAAATCGTATTCCAAGGATCTTTAATGTTGGATTAAGACAAGTACAGCAGTTGAACTATGAACAGCGTCAGTTATATTTCCCGGATGACTATCCATTTACTAGCACGGGCTACATGGAAAATAACCTCTACAAAAGGAGCTCACTAAAGGCTAAATGGGACAAGAAACCACGAGCTAGAAGATTaaatttcgaaaaaattaaagatatTCACTCTGTTACGCTGCCCTCCTTCACTGGTGAAATTGGTGACTACTTTAGTTGTGATTGGAAATTACTGCaaattttaagaaatggaattgaatttttgacaaAAAATGGCGAAGAAGTAAATATGATAGaatcaaataaaacaaCCCAGTTTGATGACCATAAAAATAGAATTGTTACTGTATTGAACGATCTTTTTGAGttatataaagatgaaatttcagCAGATAAAGTAGATGATGTTGTACCAGTAAAATTTGCTACTGCATTATCGGAACCAGTGGCCAACAAGGTATCTACTTTACTAGACATTTCAACCCAAGCACTAGCTATAGTACCAATAACATGTGAAGTAAGTGGTAGAGGACATCCTAGGGATAATGCCAGAATATATCAAATCCCGTCGGAGCATAAAATATTCTGGCACAATGTGGTGAAGGGTGTTTATCGTTCTGATGGTAGAATTGACCATAATCAGACTATTCCATTACCAAAGCCACATCATCTTATTGGTTTTATTACTAGCGGTACTTTCCATCTATCTGAAGGTAGAGGTGTTGGGAACGGGTTCATCGACCAGAAATTCGCTCAAGAACAAAAGGACAAATATATTCTAATAAGAAATGTCGGTACGAATGTATATAGAGTTGCACATTGGGATTATATACATGTATAA
- the SSU72 gene encoding RNA polymerase II subunit A C-terminal domain phosphatase (similar to Saccharomyces cerevisiae SSU72 (YNL222W); ancestral locus Anc_2.19) yields MTRRSKSLEFCTVCASNNNRSMESHRVLQEAGYNVSSYGTGSAVRLPGLSIDKPNVYPFGTPYNDIYNDLLSQSADRYKANGLLQMLDRNRKIKKFPEKWHENGSKVFDFVFTCEERCFDSVCEDLMNRGGTLNKIVHVINIDIKDDNENAKTGSKAILKMADMLSDKIDQCELNGVPFEDCIMDILTEWQQSYPNLPCLYSPAYY; encoded by the coding sequence ATGACACGTCGTAGTAAGAGCTTGGAATTTTGTACAGTATGTgcatcaaataataatagatCGATGGAATCACATAGAGTGCTTCAAGAGGCAGGCTACAATGTTAGTTCTTATGGGACAGGGTCCGCTGTTAGATTACCTGGTCTCTCTATAGATAAACCAAATGTTTATCCATTTGGTACGCCTTATAACGATATATATAATGATCTTTTATCACAGTCTGCTGACCGTTATAAAGCCAATGGTCTATTACAGATGCTAGATCGTAAtagaaaaatcaagaaattccCAGAAAAATGGCATGAGAATGGTTCAAAGgtatttgattttgttttCACTTGTGAAGAGAGATGTTTCGATTCTGTATGTGAAGATTTAATGAACAGAGGGGGaactttgaataaaattgttCACGTCattaatattgatataaaagatgataatgaaaatgcaaaGACCGGTTCCAAAGctatattaaaaatggcTGATATGTTGAGTGacaaaattgatcaatgTGAACTCAATGGAGTCCCATTTGAAGATTGTATAATGGACATTTTGACAGAATGGCAGCAATCCTATCCAAATTTACCTTGCTTATATTCACCAGCATACTACTAG
- the ATG4 gene encoding cysteine protease ATG4 (similar to Saccharomyces cerevisiae ATG4 (YNL223W); ancestral locus Anc_2.18), translated as MELIQKLSSHKNETGSADQEEYPYVVLGRHYPPQSDSANNIDDNSFFKTFFNRNSNLNQDFLSDVNSRLAFTYRTKFQPILRSSEGPSPLNFRMIFRDNPINTLENVINNPDCFNTDIGWGCMIRTGQSLLGNALQLAKLGRHFRLDNKMGIKDDEIISWFRDTTQEPFSIHKFVEKGNKLANKKPGEWFGPAATSISIQSLIEEFPECGIDKCLVSVSSGDIFEDDVREIFEENMDSKILFLMGVKLGLDAVNSFYWEDILNILDSKFSVGIAGGRPSSSLYFFGHQGNELLYFDPHRPQPSLVDPSVYETCHTTNFGKLDIKDMDPSMLIGILISGEQEWETWKSLVNTSQIINISEKRLDEISNFGDFDVDSMASSSNSFEVKSVNPLDSDYVDLGSILYGHETYPRTSLSEYQNVQCKKQKIIVLESRTMNSCDLDVEIEPVLVEQDTVGIETSENMAP; from the coding sequence ATGGAACTTATACAAAAACTTTCGAGTCACAAAAATGAGACAGGAAGTGCAgatcaagaagaatatcCTTATGTTGTTTTAGGACGCCATTATCCACCACAAAGTGATTCGGCCAACAATATTGATGACAAcagttttttcaaaactttcttTAATAGGAATAGCAATTTAAATCAAGATTTTTTGTCTGACGTTAACTCAAGACTAGCATTTACTTATAgaacaaaatttcaacCAATATTAAGGTCATCTGAGGGACCTTCACCTTTGAACTTTCGCATGATCTTCAGAGATAATCCAATCAACACGTTAGAAAATGTAATAAATAATCCTGATTGTTTTAATACAGATATAGGCTGGGGCTGCATGATACGAACTGGTCAATCTCTGTTGGGAAACGCTTTACAACTTGCCAAATTAGGAAGGCATTTTCGACTTGATAACAAAATGGGTATCAAAGACGATGAAATCATTAGTTGGTTCAGAGATACCACACAAGAACCATTTTCGATACATAAGTTTGTTGAAAAAGGCAATAAGTTAGCGAATAAGAAACCCGGAGAATGGTTTGGACCAGCAGCTACATCAATCAGTATACAGAGCTTAATTGAAGAGTTTCCAGAATGTGGAATAGATAAGTGTCTGGTGTCGGTTTCATCCGGCGATATATTCGAAGATGACGTACGGGAGATATTTGAGGAAAACATGGATagcaaaattttatttttaatggGTGTAAAATTGGGACTTGACGCTGTAAACTCATTCTATTGGGAAGATATATTAAATATCTTAGATTCGAAATTTTCTGTTGGGATTGCTGGAGGTAGGCCGTCCTCctcattatatttttttgggCATCAAGGCAATGAGTTACTTTATTTTGATCCACATAGACCTCAGCCTTCATTGGTAGATCCGTCAGTATATGAAACATGTCATACAACAAATTTTGGTAAACTAGACATTAAGGATATGGATCCGTCGATGTTGATTGGAATTTTAATATCGGGAGAACAAGAATGGGAAACTTGGAAATCTTTAGTTAATACTTCTCAAATTATAAACATATCAGAAAAACGTTTGgatgaaatttctaattttggTGATTTTGATGTGGATAGTATGGCGTCTTCTTccaattcatttgaagttaAATCAGTCAATCCGCTCGATAGCGACTACGTTGATCTAGGAAGCATATTGTACGGACATGAAACGTATCCAAGAACAAGTCTAAGTGAGTATCAGAATGTGCAATGtaaaaaacagaaaatcaTAGTTTTAGAGAGCAGGACCATGAATTCATGCGACTTAGATGTTGAAATTGAACCCGTACTCGTAGAACAGGATACTGTCGGAATTGAAACCTCGGAAAATATGGCACCGTGA